A single Myxococcales bacterium DNA region contains:
- a CDS encoding type IV toxin-antitoxin system AbiEi family antitoxin domain-containing protein: MIQNSSLLSDSRWDIYVQKRTMPAPGYRVKLLNLLEQRGIVRARDLTAAGIPLVYLHRLTAAGEVLRLGRGLYQRPDRAGEHAAHDLAEAAVRVPSGVISLISALRFHDLTTELPRAVWMTIPQRTRTPRADGVRLEIVRASGRVMTSGIENVEIEGFASRSTASRRLSPTASNTAAVSARRWRSRHCATRCAGARPRQPRSLPSPRSIA; the protein is encoded by the coding sequence ATGATTCAGAATTCTTCGTTGCTTTCCGATTCGCGCTGGGATATTTATGTGCAAAAGCGAACAATGCCCGCGCCGGGGTACCGCGTCAAGTTGCTTAACCTGCTGGAACAGCGGGGGATTGTTCGTGCACGTGACCTGACGGCTGCGGGGATCCCCCTAGTCTATCTACACCGGCTCACCGCCGCGGGGGAGGTCCTGCGACTGGGGCGAGGTCTTTATCAGCGCCCGGATCGAGCAGGCGAGCATGCGGCGCACGACCTAGCGGAGGCGGCGGTTCGGGTGCCGTCGGGCGTGATCAGCTTGATCAGCGCGCTGCGCTTCCACGACCTGACGACCGAGCTTCCTCGGGCCGTGTGGATGACCATCCCACAACGGACGCGAACCCCGCGCGCGGACGGCGTGCGGCTGGAGATCGTGCGCGCGTCGGGACGGGTGATGACTTCCGGGATCGAGAACGTCGAGATCGAGGGGTTCGCGTCCCGATCTACGGCGTCGCGAAGACTATCGCCGACTGCTTCAAACACCGCCGCCGTGTCGGCGAGGCGCTGGCGGTCGAGGCACTGCGCGACGCGCTGCGCCGGCGCAAGACCACGCCAGCCGAGGTCGCTGCCTTCGCCGAGATCGATCGCGTGA
- a CDS encoding helix-turn-helix domain-containing protein gives MTIDESRGKDLPAASVRAARALLAWSQKELAKEAGVAVSTVADFERGQRTPVPNNAMALRRALEAAQIQFLPSGAIAGPDVPRASLRRTRKGVPLRWLSAQDLHDWASSYPAAATLPTLIAKLIRAHHGALIELHFPSGESTRQSGWDGTTRTNDASEYVPAGAGAWELSCKAKVGPKASEDFEKRTADPLTLDRSTSTYVFVTPRRWSAKSKWLRARRAEGTWRDVRAYDADDLVEWLEQTPAVARWLAGQLGKRLDDELAAVRDLEDAWQEWSRATKRPLSTDLVLCDRDDDAMEVLKWLRREPSVLALQATTTEEVTAFLYAAVRELPADLAEMYIARCLVVDDAAAARRLAPVSGPLVFALTIPEPGLASTLVAKGHHVLLAYDDRPRADGDVRILARRVRNSLAHSAG, from the coding sequence ATGACGATTGATGAGTCAAGAGGGAAGGATCTGCCGGCAGCGAGTGTGCGCGCCGCGCGGGCTTTGCTTGCCTGGTCGCAAAAGGAGTTGGCCAAGGAGGCTGGGGTGGCTGTGTCCACGGTGGCGGACTTCGAGCGCGGCCAACGAACCCCGGTGCCGAACAACGCCATGGCGCTCCGTCGTGCCCTGGAGGCGGCACAGATCCAGTTCCTGCCGAGCGGCGCGATCGCAGGCCCCGACGTTCCTCGGGCGTCGCTCCGACGAACGCGCAAGGGAGTACCGCTCCGCTGGCTCAGCGCCCAGGACCTGCACGACTGGGCTAGCAGCTACCCTGCCGCGGCGACGCTGCCGACGCTGATCGCGAAGCTCATCCGCGCGCATCATGGAGCGCTGATCGAGCTACACTTCCCATCGGGCGAGAGCACGCGGCAGTCGGGGTGGGATGGCACCACCCGCACGAACGACGCCAGCGAGTATGTCCCCGCCGGCGCCGGCGCTTGGGAGCTGAGCTGCAAAGCGAAGGTCGGCCCCAAGGCCAGCGAGGACTTCGAGAAGCGGACCGCTGATCCGCTCACGCTCGACCGCTCGACCTCGACCTACGTCTTCGTCACCCCACGGCGTTGGAGCGCCAAGAGCAAGTGGCTCAGAGCGCGGCGCGCCGAAGGCACGTGGCGCGATGTGCGGGCGTACGACGCCGATGATCTCGTCGAGTGGCTCGAGCAGACTCCCGCGGTCGCTCGCTGGCTGGCTGGACAGCTCGGGAAACGTCTCGACGACGAACTCGCGGCGGTTCGAGATCTCGAAGACGCGTGGCAGGAGTGGTCGCGGGCGACCAAGCGACCTCTGTCGACCGACTTGGTCCTGTGCGATCGCGACGACGACGCGATGGAGGTGCTCAAGTGGCTTCGCCGCGAGCCATCGGTCTTGGCGCTGCAAGCGACCACCACCGAAGAGGTGACCGCCTTCCTCTACGCCGCAGTCCGCGAACTACCCGCCGACCTCGCGGAGATGTACATCGCCCGATGCTTGGTGGTCGACGACGCGGCAGCCGCGCGGCGCCTGGCGCCGGTGTCTGGACCCCTGGTGTTCGCGTTGACGATCCCGGAGCCAGGGCTTGCGAGCACATTGGTCGCGAAGGGTCACCACGTGCTCCTAGCCTACGATGACCGCCCCCGCGCCGATGGTGACGTGCGGATTCTCGCGCGTCGCGTGAGGAACTCGCTCGCACACTCGGCGGGATGA
- a CDS encoding nucleotidyl transferase AbiEii/AbiGii toxin family protein: protein MTKKPVTNLAASIRSRLLALSRRRNEPFQSVLTRYVNERLLYRLSRHPVTAQYALKGAMLLATWPDYVYRPTLDIDLLGHGDSSVTAVRDLFAFVIAIDAAEDAVSFDHSTLRVEPVREDERYAGLTVRVDARLDTAKVPVQIDIGFGDHVHPRLHEADYRLLLPELPAVRLRMYPKETVVAEKFQVMLDLATANSRVKDYYDIWVATQHLEFDLIETTIAVRGTLARRRTPIPAGVPAALTDAYVAIVAQRGWWSSFLRVRPPRHAPPPFPEIVVTLRAFFGQLLASLDADPIPSATWMPGGPRWIAERE, encoded by the coding sequence ATGACCAAGAAACCCGTGACCAACCTTGCCGCCTCCATCCGTAGTCGGTTGCTCGCGTTGTCGCGGCGGCGCAACGAGCCGTTTCAGTCGGTGCTCACTCGCTACGTCAACGAGCGTCTGCTGTATCGACTGAGCCGCCACCCGGTGACCGCCCAGTACGCGCTCAAGGGCGCGATGCTGCTGGCGACCTGGCCGGACTACGTCTACCGACCGACCCTCGACATCGACCTGCTGGGGCACGGTGATTCGTCGGTGACAGCGGTGCGGGATCTGTTCGCGTTCGTGATCGCGATCGACGCCGCAGAGGACGCGGTGAGCTTCGACCACTCGACCCTGCGGGTCGAACCGGTGCGAGAAGACGAGCGTTACGCGGGGCTCACCGTGCGCGTCGACGCGAGGCTCGATACGGCCAAGGTCCCCGTCCAGATCGACATCGGCTTCGGCGATCACGTCCATCCGCGGTTGCACGAGGCGGACTACCGCTTGCTCTTGCCCGAACTCCCCGCGGTCCGCCTTCGAATGTATCCGAAGGAGACCGTCGTCGCCGAGAAGTTCCAGGTGATGCTGGACCTGGCGACGGCGAACAGCCGGGTGAAGGACTACTACGACATCTGGGTAGCGACCCAGCACCTGGAGTTCGACCTGATCGAGACTACGATCGCAGTGCGAGGCACGCTCGCGCGACGGCGGACCCCGATCCCGGCCGGCGTTCCAGCGGCGTTGACCGACGCCTACGTTGCGATCGTCGCGCAGCGGGGCTGGTGGTCGAGCTTCCTTCGCGTGCGGCCGCCGAGGCACGCCCCGCCACCGTTTCCAGAGATCGTGGTGACGCTGCGGGCGTTCTTCGGGCAGTTGCTCGCGTCTCTCGACGCCGATCCAATTCCCTCCGCGACGTGGATGCCTGGTGGTCCGCGATGGATCGCGGAGCGCGAGTGA